Proteins from a single region of Haloterrigena alkaliphila:
- a CDS encoding DNA topoisomerase I has product MELIITEKDNAARRIADILSGGTYDSSRENGVNVYEWGGKRCVGLSGHVVGVDFPAEYSDWRDVEPVELIDASVEKTATKENIVATLRILARKASRVTIATDYDREGELIGKEAYDIVRDVDEDVPIRRVRFSSITENEVQSAFDEPDELDFDLAAAGEARQIIDLVWGAALTRFLSLSAGQLGNDFISVGRVQSPTLKLIVDREREIEAFAPETYWELFADLAKHEGDSTTFDAQYYYRDEDDNEAERVWEEAVAEEVYETLAERDAATVVDVNRRTRTDTPPEPFNTTQFIRAASAIGYSAKRAMSIAEDLYTAGYITYPRTDNTVYPDDLDPEELLDDFVGHPTLGESAESLLEADEIVPTEGDEETTDHPPIHPTGEIPSRGGDVSDDEWEVYELVVRRFYATVAEAAIWEHLKVVTEVDDYRLKSNGKRLVEAGYHDVYPYFNTSENYVPDVDEGEELALSEVELEEKETQPPRRYGQSRLIETMEDLGIGTKSTRHNTLEKLYDRGYIESDPPRPTRLAMAVVDAAEDYADRVVSEEMTAQLEADMDAIANGDATLEDVTDESREMLEGIFENLADSREEIGDQLRKSLKDDKRLGPCPECGEDLLVRRSRHGSYFIGCDGYPDCENTLPLPSTGKPLIMENECEEHGLNEVKMLAGRQTFVHGCPLCKAEDAGEGPVLGVCPECGDEHDGELAVKTLQSGSRLVGCTRYPDCEYSLPLPRRGDIEVTDEYCDEHELPELVVHSGDEPWELGCPICNYQEFQARESETGSDLEALEGVGAKTVEKLADAGIESIDDLTDADPDVVAEDVEGVSADRLRSWQAKA; this is encoded by the coding sequence GTGGAACTGATAATCACGGAGAAGGACAACGCCGCGCGACGGATCGCCGACATCCTGAGCGGCGGCACCTACGACTCGAGTCGCGAGAACGGCGTCAACGTCTACGAGTGGGGCGGTAAGCGCTGCGTGGGGCTGTCGGGTCACGTCGTCGGCGTCGACTTCCCCGCCGAATATTCGGACTGGCGGGACGTCGAACCCGTCGAACTCATCGACGCGAGCGTCGAGAAGACCGCCACGAAGGAGAACATCGTCGCGACGCTGCGCATTCTGGCGCGCAAGGCCTCCCGCGTCACCATCGCGACCGACTACGACCGCGAGGGCGAACTCATCGGGAAGGAGGCCTACGACATCGTGCGCGACGTCGACGAGGACGTCCCCATCCGGCGGGTTCGCTTCTCGTCGATCACGGAAAACGAGGTGCAAAGCGCCTTCGACGAACCCGACGAACTGGACTTCGATCTGGCGGCCGCGGGCGAGGCCCGCCAGATCATCGACCTCGTCTGGGGCGCCGCGCTGACGCGGTTCCTCTCCCTGTCGGCCGGCCAACTCGGCAACGACTTCATTTCGGTCGGCCGCGTCCAGTCGCCGACGCTGAAACTGATCGTCGATCGCGAGCGCGAGATCGAGGCGTTCGCCCCCGAGACCTACTGGGAACTGTTCGCCGACCTCGCGAAACACGAGGGCGATTCGACCACCTTCGACGCGCAGTACTACTACCGCGACGAGGACGACAACGAGGCCGAGCGCGTCTGGGAGGAGGCCGTCGCCGAGGAGGTCTACGAGACCCTCGCCGAGCGCGACGCCGCGACGGTCGTCGACGTCAACCGCCGGACGCGCACGGACACGCCCCCGGAGCCGTTCAACACCACCCAGTTCATCCGCGCGGCCAGCGCCATCGGTTACTCGGCCAAGCGGGCGATGTCGATCGCCGAAGACCTCTACACCGCCGGCTACATCACGTATCCGCGGACCGACAACACCGTCTACCCGGACGATCTGGACCCCGAGGAACTGCTCGACGACTTCGTCGGCCACCCCACGCTCGGCGAATCCGCCGAGTCGCTGCTCGAGGCCGACGAGATCGTTCCGACGGAAGGCGACGAGGAGACGACCGACCACCCGCCCATCCACCCAACCGGCGAGATTCCCTCGCGCGGGGGCGACGTGAGCGACGACGAGTGGGAGGTGTACGAACTCGTGGTGCGCCGGTTCTACGCCACCGTCGCCGAGGCGGCGATCTGGGAACACCTCAAGGTCGTCACCGAGGTCGACGACTACCGGCTCAAGTCCAACGGCAAACGACTCGTCGAGGCCGGCTACCACGACGTCTACCCGTACTTCAACACCAGCGAGAACTACGTCCCGGACGTCGACGAGGGCGAAGAACTCGCCCTCTCCGAGGTCGAACTCGAGGAGAAGGAGACCCAGCCCCCGCGCAGGTACGGCCAGTCGCGACTCATCGAGACCATGGAGGACCTGGGGATCGGGACGAAGTCGACCCGCCACAACACCCTGGAGAAGCTCTACGACCGCGGCTACATCGAGAGCGACCCGCCGCGACCGACGCGGCTCGCGATGGCCGTCGTCGACGCGGCCGAGGACTACGCCGACCGGGTCGTCAGCGAGGAGATGACCGCCCAACTCGAGGCCGACATGGACGCCATCGCGAACGGCGACGCGACGCTCGAGGACGTCACCGACGAGTCCCGGGAGATGCTCGAGGGGATCTTCGAGAACCTCGCGGACTCGCGCGAGGAGATCGGCGATCAGCTCCGCAAATCGCTGAAGGACGACAAGCGACTCGGCCCCTGTCCGGAGTGCGGCGAGGACCTGCTCGTCCGGCGGAGCCGCCACGGCTCGTACTTCATCGGCTGCGACGGCTACCCCGACTGCGAGAACACGCTCCCGCTGCCCTCGACGGGCAAGCCGCTGATCATGGAAAACGAGTGCGAGGAGCACGGCCTCAACGAGGTCAAGATGCTCGCCGGCCGGCAGACGTTCGTCCACGGCTGCCCGCTCTGCAAGGCCGAAGACGCCGGCGAGGGACCCGTTCTGGGTGTCTGTCCCGAATGCGGTGACGAACACGACGGCGAGTTAGCGGTCAAGACGCTCCAGAGCGGCTCCCGACTGGTCGGCTGCACGCGCTACCCCGACTGCGAGTACTCCTTACCCCTCCCGCGACGCGGCGATATCGAGGTCACCGACGAGTACTGCGACGAGCACGAGCTGCCCGAACTCGTCGTCCACAGCGGCGACGAGCCCTGGGAACTGGGCTGTCCGATCTGCAACTACCAGGAGTTTCAGGCCCGCGAGAGCGAGACCGGCTCCGACCTCGAGGCGCTCGAGGGCGTCGGCGCCAAGACGGTCGAGAAACTCGCCGACGCGGGCATCGAGAGCATCGACGATCTGACCGACGCCGATCCGGACGTCGTCGCCGAGGACGTCGAGGGCGTCAGCGCCGATCGGCTCCGCAGCTGGCAGGCGAAGGCCTGA
- a CDS encoding MATE family efflux transporter yields the protein MTTGAIPPKLLHLAWPLVLGNLLQTVYNLADMFWVGRVSSEAVAAVSLMFPLSWMFVSTAMGITAATIALVSQYVGSGDDRMADRVVAQTILLTLAVSGVLAAVGLVFRRQLLTLIGARDQVFVEALAYVEIIFLALPLTFLFFAFRSSLQGAGDTKTAMWLVFVSAGINVVLDPFLILGWGPFPAMGTRGAAVATFVSRGLAAVAGVSILLDGRFGVRLRLEDLTPDVTVLKQLVDVGYPSTIDGWARSFASVAMAGFVARFGANPTAAYGIGVRLMSVTWSVAGAVGNATATGVGQNLGAKTPDRAAAVARTATAGTMVLIGAVAAVLIAFPAQAMRIFVGDPDVIAEGVVYLRIMAPFWALFAGVMVIQGAFRGAGNTREAMVLSFLSRWIFRVPVALVLAFGWTVTVPGVGLEISGLEWGVEGIWWAYSFGMVASFVVAVAWFRLGTWTEGVIDGNEDGTDPRTDRPAGDRDPESVDD from the coding sequence ATGACGACGGGAGCGATCCCGCCGAAACTGCTGCACCTCGCGTGGCCGCTCGTGCTGGGTAACCTGCTCCAGACCGTTTACAACCTCGCGGATATGTTCTGGGTCGGCCGCGTGAGCAGCGAGGCGGTCGCCGCGGTCTCGCTGATGTTTCCCCTTTCCTGGATGTTCGTCTCGACGGCGATGGGAATTACCGCGGCGACCATCGCACTCGTCTCCCAGTACGTCGGCTCCGGCGACGATCGAATGGCCGATAGGGTCGTCGCCCAGACGATTTTGCTCACGCTCGCCGTCTCGGGCGTCCTCGCGGCGGTCGGCTTGGTCTTCCGGCGCCAGCTGCTCACCCTAATCGGCGCGCGCGATCAGGTGTTCGTCGAGGCGCTGGCCTACGTCGAGATCATCTTCCTGGCGCTGCCGCTGACCTTCCTCTTCTTCGCCTTTCGCTCCTCGCTTCAGGGCGCCGGCGACACGAAGACGGCGATGTGGCTCGTCTTCGTCTCCGCGGGGATCAACGTCGTCCTCGATCCGTTCCTCATCCTCGGCTGGGGGCCGTTCCCCGCGATGGGCACTCGCGGCGCCGCCGTGGCGACGTTCGTCTCCCGCGGGCTCGCCGCCGTCGCCGGCGTCTCCATCCTGCTCGACGGCCGATTCGGGGTTCGACTCCGGCTCGAGGATCTCACACCCGACGTGACCGTCCTGAAACAGCTGGTCGACGTCGGCTACCCGTCGACGATCGACGGCTGGGCGCGCAGTTTCGCGTCGGTCGCGATGGCCGGGTTCGTCGCCCGCTTCGGTGCGAACCCGACGGCGGCCTACGGCATCGGCGTCCGCCTGATGTCGGTCACGTGGTCGGTCGCCGGCGCCGTCGGGAACGCGACGGCGACCGGCGTCGGGCAGAATCTGGGTGCGAAGACCCCCGACCGAGCGGCGGCAGTCGCGCGAACGGCGACCGCGGGGACGATGGTACTGATCGGTGCCGTGGCGGCGGTGTTGATCGCGTTCCCCGCACAGGCCATGCGAATCTTCGTCGGCGATCCGGACGTGATCGCCGAGGGAGTCGTCTACCTGCGGATCATGGCCCCCTTCTGGGCGCTGTTCGCCGGCGTGATGGTCATCCAGGGCGCGTTCCGCGGCGCCGGTAACACCCGCGAGGCGATGGTGCTTTCCTTCCTCTCGCGGTGGATCTTCCGCGTCCCAGTCGCGCTCGTCCTCGCCTTCGGCTGGACGGTGACGGTTCCCGGCGTCGGCCTCGAGATCAGCGGCCTCGAGTGGGGCGTCGAGGGGATCTGGTGGGCCTACTCGTTTGGAATGGTCGCCTCGTTCGTCGTTGCCGTCGCCTGGTTCCGGCTGGGAACGTGGACGGAGGGCGTCATCGACGGCAACGAGGACGGAACCGACCCGCGGACGGACCGTCCGGCGGGCGACCGGGATCCGGAGTCGGTCGACGACTGA